A window of Helicobacter macacae MIT 99-5501 genomic DNA:
TCTACTTTGAAAACAATCTAGCAAAGCTAAAATCAAAAAAATCAAACAACCAAAGCCACGACACAAAAGGCGAAATAAAGCAAACTTCACAATGTGATGAGAGCGATGAGATTTTCGCTCTCACAAAAAAGTGGCTAGATATGTATTTTGGTGGGGGGATTCCGCATTTTCTCCCTCCACTTGCACTGCAAGGCTCTAGATTTGCACTACTTGTGTGGCAAGAGCTACTAAAAATCCGCTATGGTAGCACCACCACTTATGCTACTATGGCTACAAAAATCGCACAACAAAGAGGGCTTGCCAAAATGTCAGCCCAAGCCATAGGTGGTGCGCTAAAAAACAATCCCATATCAATCATTATCCCCTGCCACCGAGTGATTGGCACAAATGGTAGCTTGATAGGCTACGCAGGAGGAGTAGAAAAAAAGAAAATCTTACTAGGACTTGAAAACCTCACAACTACTTAGAATCGCCATAAAATCACCAAGAGTTTTTAAGCACTTTTATGTAGAGATTTTAGTCTAAAAAGCCTTTTAAATCATTGCAATAAAGTGTTTGACATATCTTGGCAGGCTTGCCTTTTTAGCACACTTTGACACACTTGGATTTTGTGCTTAAACCTTAATTTACAAAAATCTAATACAATCGCTACTTTTAAATCTGGTTTGTAAATCTCTAGCTTTTTGGGCTATAAAAATTCCCAAAATATCCCTAAAGAAGCATAGTAGAAGCATAGAAAAACTAACCCCAAAGGAATACAAAATGAAAAACACCACACAATACAATCACGCACGCAGAGGATTTATAAAAACTTCTGCCACTCTTGCACTAGGCTTAGCACTCCCATCACTTCCTCCATTTCTCTCATCTGCACTTGCCAAAGACGCAAAAGCTACAAAAACCACCACGCTAAATAATGGCATATCAATCCCACTTGTAGGGTTTGGCACTTCGCGTATGCAGGGAAGCGAGTGTCAAAAAGCCGTAGAAAACGCACTAGAAGTAGGCTATCGACTAATTGATACAGCCCAAATGTATGGTAATGAAAGCGATGTAGGCAACGCGATAAATTCCGCACTAAAAGGCGGGAAGCTAAAGCGCAAAGAGCTATTTATCACTACCAAACTTTCAAGCGATATGAGCTATGAAGAAACACTAAAAGCCACGCAAGAATCGCTAAAAAAACTCCAAATTGATTATGTGGATTTACTACTTTTGCATAGGAATTTCCCACAATCTGTGCCTATGTATAAAGCGATGGAAAAGCTACGCAAAGAGGGCAAAATCAAATCTCTTGGGATTTCAAATTTTACCCCTGAAGTTTATAGTGAGTTTGTCAAAAAGTGTGAAACACTCCCCGTGCTAAACCAAATGGAAACGCATATCTTTTATCAGCAAAAGCCTTTAAGAGAAGTGATGAAAAGCTATGGCACGAAGCTAGAAGCGTGGAGTCCTTTTGCCAATGGCAAAAACGACTTTTTTGCAAACCCCACACTTGTGTCTATCGCCAAAAAGCACGGCAAAACTCCCGCTCAAATCGCCCTTAGATTTTTAGTCGAGCAAGATATTATCGTTATCCCAAAAACTGCAAAAAAAGAGCGAATGATAGAAAATATCAGCATTTTTGACTTTGCACTTGATAGCACAGATAGAGAAGCCCTAAACGCACTAGATACCAATGAGCCTTTATTTAAGTGGTTTTAGTAGATTTTAGCGCGGTTTGTGGATAAATCACGCTAGATTATTTACACCACAAAATATCCAACCCCTTACAAAACCAACCAAAAGAGAATCTATGCTAAAACTCACTCGCCTAAGCGCGTGGCTAATGCTTTTTGGGGCTATTGGCTTAGAGATATGCGGTCTTAGCCTGCTAAAAGTCTTTGAGGGCAATGGCACTCTTGGCAAGGCTTTGCTAATCGTGCTTATGAACCTCTCATACTTCCTTATGTCGCTTACCCTGCGCCAAATCGCGGTGGGCGTAGCTTATGCCACTTGGGAAATCGTAGGGGGCATAGGCGTGTTGCTCGTTAGCTTTGTGTTTTTTGACCCGATTTTAAGCACACAGCAGTATTTTGGCATTGTCATAGGATTTGCAGGGATTATCTGCATTATTTTAGGCGAGGAGCATAGTGAGGCGCACGATAATAGCATAACGAGCGAGCACACAGCAGGTAAACCCACGCCAAACGCGACTAAAGAAGCAGTCAAAAGCGCAAGTGGAGGGATGAGATGACACTAGCATTTTTACTCATCGTGCTTTCTGGCTTGCTAGATGTGCTTGCCAATCTCGCCCTAGCAAAATCCGATGGCTTCAAAAAACTTTGGTGGGGGCTACTCGCGCTACTTCTTGTGGATAGCGTGTTTTTGTTTTTGGCTTTCGCACTTGATTTGGGAATGGAACTCCCTGTGGCTTACACGCTATGGGGAGCGATAGGGATTTTAGGCACGGTGATTGGCGGGTATTATTGGTTTGCGCAAAAGCTAAAGCCCATAGGATTTGTGGGAATCGCACTCGTGCTTATCGCCGTGTATTTATTACACTTTGCGTAAAAATCCAAAAAACAAAATCTAAGGAATTAAATGCCAAAACTAAAAACTTATGATAATCTTATGCGACTTTTCAGCCTAAAAGAAGGCGAGTTCAAACTCCTAATCCTCTCTTTTAGCTTTATTTTTGTGCTTTTTAGCTCGTATGCCTTGCTTCGCCCTATCCGCGATGCGCTCGGGCTTAGTGGCGGAGATGATGAGCTAAAGTGGCTGTTTTTAGGCACTTTTTTGGCCACTATCGCTTCTTCACTCGCGCTTATGTGGCTTAGCACGCGCATAAAGAGGCGATTTTATATCGATTTTGTGTTGGTGTTTTTTGGGCTAAATCTGCTTATTTTTTATACTGCGATGAGCCTCATAGAGCCTCAAAGTAACGAGTTTATCTGGCTTTGTAGAATCTTTTATGTCTGGGTTAGTGTGTTTAATCTTTTTGTGTTCTCAAGCGCGTGGAGTTTGCTAAGCGATATTTTTAGCAAGGAGGCTTCCTTGCGACTTTTTGGGATTATCGCGGCGGGTGCGTCTTTAGGGAGTATCGCTGGCTCGGCAAGTGTGCGCTATCTAGTCGAGCATATCGGCACGAGTAGCTTTATCCTTGCTTCTATGATTTTGCTCTGCCTTGCCCTTGCGCTAAAGCACGCGATGATAAGCGACATTTTTAAGCACGCACAAGTTGCACATTCTAGAAATCCTAAAACCCCTGAAACCGCCTCCCAAAATCCGCTTGAGAGGTTTGATAAAACCATAGGTGCGAAAAACCCCTTTGTAGGATTTTCCCTCATCGCCAAATCGCCCTACTTACTCGCACTTTGCGCATTTGTGCTACTGCTTACCGCAGTTTCGACTTTTCTTTATATGGAGCAGATGCGCATCATCAAAGAGACATTTTCTAGCAGAGAGGAGCGTGTGGCGGTGTTTGCTACGATTGACTTAGTCGTGCAAAGCCTCTCACTCTTTATCCAAATCTTTCTCACAGCAAAAATCGCCAAATTCTTTAGCCTAAGCGCACTTCTTAGCGCACTTGGCTTTGTGGTAAGCATAGGCTTTGTGGTGCTGTGCTTTACCCACCCCGCGTTTTTGCCCTTAGCAGTGGTTATGAGTATGCGCCGCGTGGGCGAATACGCGCTAGTGAAACCGGGACGCGAAATGCTCTTTGTCCCGCTAAGCAGCGATGAGAAATACAAGGTAAAAAACTTCATAGACACGGTGGTGTATCGCGGTGGAGACGCGCTAAGCGCGCAAGTAGAGAGCGCGTTATTTAGTCTAGGCATAAGCGTGGTGCTTTTGGTGGGAGCTGGGATTAGCTTTGTGTGGGGGATTTTGGGAGTGTTTCTAGGGAGGAAATACCAACAAAAAGACGAACAAACAAGCTAGTAAAATGAGCAATAAATATGATTTTGTAATAGTGATTTTCTAAAGAAGCACTACTTTTTAGGCATTATATTTTTGCATTAGCATTTTTGCGCCTGCGCACCATAGGATTAGTCCAAGCATAGCCACTGTGCCTAAGAAAAGATACGCGTATAGGTAGCCATAAAATTGCGCGAAATATCCGCCAATCCCGTTGCTTAGTGCCGCACCAAGTCCCCCGCAGGTAAGCACGAGCGCAAGCCCTGCGTTGATATGCCCGCTCCCACGAAGCATAAATGCCACGATGACAGGGACGATTACGCCACTTACCCCCGCACCTATGCCATCTAAAATCTGTGTGAAAATCATTCCACCTATGCCTGCGAAGTTTGCCGCAATGCCTCCGCGAATGATGAGTGCAAAAAAGCAGGCAAAAAAGAGCCAAAAATAGAGTTTAAATTCTGAATTATTATGCCTTTTTGGTTGCGCTGGCAAGGGATTTTGTGGCAGATTTTGTGTCGTATTTTGTGCTTGATTTTGCTGCGTGCTTTGCGCGAGATTTTGGGAGCTGTTTTTGTCATCTGTGTGGCTTTGCGCGTGGCTTTGATTCCCTACTGCGTGGTTTTCCACCGTGAGGTTTTCACTCGCGACATTTCCACCTGCAACATTTTCCTTTGCATTATCAGCTTGATTGCGTCCTAATGCCCTCCCGCAAGCAAATGCCACAAGTATCATCGTGCTTTGTGCGATAAGTATCGTAGCAGCCGCATAAGCCCCGCTTGAGTCAATGCCTAGCTTTTGCGCCCTTTGGCTTAGCAGTGGGAGCATTGCGGCGTTGCTTAGGTGGAAGCAAAACATTATCACGCTTAAAAACACCACGCGTTTATCGGCAAACAATGCCCAAATGCTTACGACTTTTCCCACTCCACTTTTCCTTGCCCCATTTTGCTTCGCGCCCTCTTGCCCAGCACCTTTTTGCTCTGCATAGTTTGCGCTCTCTCTTATCTCGCCTCGCGCGGTAAAATCATCGATACACTCGCTTCTAATAAGCCCTAGCACCACAAGCGAGCAGCCACCAAGTAGCGCGGTAATCACAAACACACTTGCTATGCCAAAGTGCAGAGCAAGCACAAAGCTAAGAGCCGCACCAAATGCTGTGCCTGCGTGCTTGTAGGCTTCATTGCGAGCGCATTGAAGCGGGTAGTGCTTCACGCCGATGATTCCAAGCGTGAGCGCGGCAAAGGCAGGGGCTAAAAACACGCCACTAAGGGCGACTAGGCATTGTGCAAGGAGTGTAAAAATAAATGAGGGGAAAAAGTAATTCAGCGAGCAAAAAAGCATAATAAGCGTGATGAAAAGCGCGATGCACTCCTTTTTGCGCGTGGTTTTATCCACCAAAATCCCGCAAGGCACACCAAGAGCGAGCGCGATAATGTGGCTAATGGTCGAAATCAGCCCCACTTGAGCTTCGCCAAAGCCGTTTTGGAGTAAAAACACACCCAAAAATGGTCCCAAGCCATCGCGCACATCGGCTACAAAGAAATTTAGCCACGCTAAGAGATTGCTAGGATTCATTGTGATTGCCTAGAGTGCGCACTTTTTAGAGTGCGCGGGGTTTGGCTCGCATTATTTGTCGCGTAGGATTTTGCATTTGCGTGTGGGTTTGGTGCGCAGAATTTGGTGCGTAAGATTTTAGGTTTGTTCTTTTTTATGCTTGGATTTGCGTGTGGAAACTTCATATTTTACCTTTTATTTTACATTCAAAACTTTAAGCACTAAATAGCGAATTTTGTGCCACACTTTTTGCCAAGTCAAAATTGCTGATAAGCAGCTCCTTGCCCTTTGGGGCGTTTGTCTGCTTAAAGTTATTCATTCCGTATTGCAAGCTCCACTCCTTTAGGCAAAAATCCTTATACAAATCGCGGATAAACGCGCTATCATCATAAGTAAGCAAGAATTTGTGCTTGGTGGATTTTAGCATTTCGCACAGCTCGCAGTGATTAAATGTGGTATGCAAAATGCCCTTTTTGCCATAGAGTTTTGATTTGCTAGCACTAAAGTATGGCGGGTCTAAAAAGAGGAAAACGCTTTTTTCATCGCTCTTTTTGTCGCCGTTTTTGCCCTGAATTGTATCGCTTGCTTTTGGGATATTTTCTATGCTTTTATCCAACGATTCCTCGCTCAAAAACTCCTCACACAAAGATTTTTCGCCCAAAAACTCCTTATAATCGCCACTAAAAAACGCAAAATTCCCCAAAATCTTACTCGTTGTCTCTAGTCGCTCTATGCTACTTGGCGTAAATCTGCTCTCATAAGATTTCTGCGAATACCCGCCACTATCCACCACGCCAGAGAATGTAATGCGATTGAGGATAAAAAAGTCAATCCCGCGCGTAAGCTCATCTAGCTCATCATTGCGCCGAGAGAGGATAAATTTATACAGCTCCTTGCCCTCTGCAAAGCGGTTTTTTAACTTCAAGATTCCCGAGATTAGCCCCGCGCAATCCCTCTGCAAACTTTGCCAAAAGCAAAACAGCTCATAATTTAAGTCGTTTGCATAGATTTTTGTTTTGCTGTGATTTTGCGCGACATAGAGTCCAAGCGAACCACCGCCAAAAAAGGGCTCTCTAAACTCATCTATGTCCTTTGGCAAAAATTGAGAGAGGAATTTAAGCGCACGGGATTTGCCACCGGGGTAGCGCAAAGGGGATTTGATGAGTTTTGCTTCATTCATTACGCATCTTTTGTGCTGTGGTAGGCAAATGCAGTGCATTCCAAATCCTCGCGCCAGCATTTTTTGTAAGAAAAATTTGTGATTTTGCCAAAAAGCATTTAAGTTCCCCTAAATATTTCAAAAATAGCCAACCACAATAGCCAATTTGCACCCCCCAACGCTACACACAATATTTATAGACTAGGCTAAATCGCATAGTTTCGCGCTACTTTCGTAGCTCGGTATAAATGCGCTCTATCCTTTGCGCTTCTTGCTTGTCGCGTAGCTCGCGCTCATCTTGGTTATTTCTCACGATAGCCTGCTCGTTTTTAAATATCTCATCAAGCAGTCTTTGCGCAGCTTGCGTGTCATTCCCCGCTTTTGCGTGGTGGAGTCGCACTTGGAGGATACGCTTTTGTAGCTCTAGTTTGTCGCGCTCATCGCGGTATTTTTGCGTGGCTTTGTGAAGCGACTCTTTGGAATCTGACTCGATTTGCAAGGCTTTGATTTGGGCTTGCTCGCTTGCGTTTGCAAAGATTTCGGGGGCTATGCCTTTGATATGTGGCAGCTCACCTTGCAATGCACCTTTTGCGTCCTTTGGTGGCTTATGCTCGTGGGGTTTGGCAAGCGCGTTTGTGGCAATCCCTGCGCAAAAAAGCGCGGATACAACGGCGATAGTAGCGATAAAACTTCTCATAGAGCACTCCTTAAAATGTGATAAAACACCATTTTAGCACAAGATAATCCAAAAACCACAACGGCAAAATTTGAGATAGGCAGATTTTCCTAGCCCTATCAACCTCGCCCTTTGTTTGCTCGCACATTTTGTGATTTTGCCAATGCTCTATCAACCTCACCCAGCACTTACCCAAAATCTACTCTATCACCTTTGCCCTATACGCGATAAGCCCCAAAACACTTACCACCACGCCCACAAGCAGTAGCAAGTGCAACGCCTGCGCGAAGCTCTCAAAATAGTCGTGCATAAGCCCTATGATAAAGGGCGCAGTGCTAGCGATGAGGTAGCCAAAGCCCTGCGCCATAGCAGAGAGCTTGGAAGCGATGAGGGAG
This region includes:
- a CDS encoding methylated-DNA--[protein]-cysteine S-methyltransferase, with the translated sequence MGLDKYFVSFYTPPADFSSLGKITLLSPKNFDDFDKSFVLLGESHTKQYLSGIYFENNLAKLKSKKSNNQSHDTKGEIKQTSQCDESDEIFALTKKWLDMYFGGGIPHFLPPLALQGSRFALLVWQELLKIRYGSTTTYATMATKIAQQRGLAKMSAQAIGGALKNNPISIIIPCHRVIGTNGSLIGYAGGVEKKKILLGLENLTTT
- a CDS encoding aldo/keto reductase; amino-acid sequence: MKNTTQYNHARRGFIKTSATLALGLALPSLPPFLSSALAKDAKATKTTTLNNGISIPLVGFGTSRMQGSECQKAVENALEVGYRLIDTAQMYGNESDVGNAINSALKGGKLKRKELFITTKLSSDMSYEETLKATQESLKKLQIDYVDLLLLHRNFPQSVPMYKAMEKLRKEGKIKSLGISNFTPEVYSEFVKKCETLPVLNQMETHIFYQQKPLREVMKSYGTKLEAWSPFANGKNDFFANPTLVSIAKKHGKTPAQIALRFLVEQDIIVIPKTAKKERMIENISIFDFALDSTDREALNALDTNEPLFKWF
- a CDS encoding DMT family transporter encodes the protein MLKLTRLSAWLMLFGAIGLEICGLSLLKVFEGNGTLGKALLIVLMNLSYFLMSLTLRQIAVGVAYATWEIVGGIGVLLVSFVFFDPILSTQQYFGIVIGFAGIICIILGEEHSEAHDNSITSEHTAGKPTPNATKEAVKSASGGMR
- a CDS encoding SMR family transporter — protein: MTLAFLLIVLSGLLDVLANLALAKSDGFKKLWWGLLALLLVDSVFLFLAFALDLGMELPVAYTLWGAIGILGTVIGGYYWFAQKLKPIGFVGIALVLIAVYLLHFA
- a CDS encoding NTP/NDP exchange transporter — its product is MPKLKTYDNLMRLFSLKEGEFKLLILSFSFIFVLFSSYALLRPIRDALGLSGGDDELKWLFLGTFLATIASSLALMWLSTRIKRRFYIDFVLVFFGLNLLIFYTAMSLIEPQSNEFIWLCRIFYVWVSVFNLFVFSSAWSLLSDIFSKEASLRLFGIIAAGASLGSIAGSASVRYLVEHIGTSSFILASMILLCLALALKHAMISDIFKHAQVAHSRNPKTPETASQNPLERFDKTIGAKNPFVGFSLIAKSPYLLALCAFVLLLTAVSTFLYMEQMRIIKETFSSREERVAVFATIDLVVQSLSLFIQIFLTAKIAKFFSLSALLSALGFVVSIGFVVLCFTHPAFLPLAVVMSMRRVGEYALVKPGREMLFVPLSSDEKYKVKNFIDTVVYRGGDALSAQVESALFSLGISVVLLVGAGISFVWGILGVFLGRKYQQKDEQTS
- a CDS encoding MFS transporter, coding for MNPSNLLAWLNFFVADVRDGLGPFLGVFLLQNGFGEAQVGLISTISHIIALALGVPCGILVDKTTRKKECIALFITLIMLFCSLNYFFPSFIFTLLAQCLVALSGVFLAPAFAALTLGIIGVKHYPLQCARNEAYKHAGTAFGAALSFVLALHFGIASVFVITALLGGCSLVVLGLIRSECIDDFTARGEIRESANYAEQKGAGQEGAKQNGARKSGVGKVVSIWALFADKRVVFLSVIMFCFHLSNAAMLPLLSQRAQKLGIDSSGAYAAATILIAQSTMILVAFACGRALGRNQADNAKENVAGGNVASENLTVENHAVGNQSHAQSHTDDKNSSQNLAQSTQQNQAQNTTQNLPQNPLPAQPKRHNNSEFKLYFWLFFACFFALIIRGGIAANFAGIGGMIFTQILDGIGAGVSGVIVPVIVAFMLRGSGHINAGLALVLTCGGLGAALSNGIGGYFAQFYGYLYAYLFLGTVAMLGLILWCAGAKMLMQKYNA
- a CDS encoding DNA adenine methylase → MNEAKLIKSPLRYPGGKSRALKFLSQFLPKDIDEFREPFFGGGSLGLYVAQNHSKTKIYANDLNYELFCFWQSLQRDCAGLISGILKLKNRFAEGKELYKFILSRRNDELDELTRGIDFFILNRITFSGVVDSGGYSQKSYESRFTPSSIERLETTSKILGNFAFFSGDYKEFLGEKSLCEEFLSEESLDKSIENIPKASDTIQGKNGDKKSDEKSVFLFLDPPYFSASKSKLYGKKGILHTTFNHCELCEMLKSTKHKFLLTYDDSAFIRDLYKDFCLKEWSLQYGMNNFKQTNAPKGKELLISNFDLAKSVAQNSLFSA